A genomic segment from Rhodospirillaceae bacterium encodes:
- a CDS encoding peptidylprolyl isomerase, with protein MMAPMTDTHAETPVVLENTLYLDLKDGRVTIALRPDLAPNHVARIKELVREGFYDGIVFHRVIGGFMAQTGDPTGTGSHGSGQKIDAEFSDEPHVRGTLSMARSRDVNSADSQFFIVFARAKHLDNNYTVWGKVTDGMRAVAKIKRGEAGSGRVTDPDKIIRMQVAADAKD; from the coding sequence ATGATGGCCCCGATGACAGACACCCATGCAGAAACCCCCGTCGTTCTTGAAAACACCCTTTATCTGGACCTCAAAGATGGTCGTGTGACAATCGCCCTTAGGCCGGACCTGGCACCCAACCACGTTGCCCGTATCAAGGAACTGGTTCGCGAAGGTTTTTATGACGGTATCGTCTTCCACCGGGTGATCGGCGGCTTCATGGCCCAGACCGGGGATCCCACCGGCACAGGCAGCCACGGCAGCGGCCAGAAAATTGATGCGGAATTCTCAGACGAGCCCCACGTTCGCGGCACCCTGTCAATGGCCAGAAGCCGTGATGTTAACAGTGCCGACTCGCAGTTTTTCATTGTCTTTGCCCGCGCCAAACACCTGGACAATAATTATACAGTCTGGGGAAAGGTCACCGATGGTATGCGCGCCGTCGCCAAGATCAAACGCGGCGAGGCGGGAAGCGGAAGGGTTACCGACCCCGACAAGATCATCCGTATGCAGGTCGCAGCCGACGCCAAGGACTAA
- a CDS encoding glycerate kinase: protein MSQSLLRDLYSHAVAAADPKAVLAAHLPSPPKGRTVVVGAGKAAASMARAVEENWSGPISGLVVTRYDHSVSCDHIEVVEAAHPVPDAAGREAAARIVKLLEELGADDLALCLISGGGSALLSLPGPGISLEDKQALNSQLLKSGAPISEMNCVRKHLSAIKGGRLALAAWPARVLSLAISDVPGDDPAVIASGPTVADPTTLADARKILAAYGIEAAPAIARALDNPSSETPKPGDERLDGVETVLIATPQMALEAAAAKALDEGVTPLILGDAIEGEAREVAQVMAGIATQVCRHGQPVARPCVLLSGGETTVTLKGKGRGGRNAEFLLALAIALDGLAGVSAIACDTDGIDGSEDNAGCIIGPDTLSRAKSLGLDAEAYLADNDAYSFFKALGDLVISGPTLTNVNDFRAILIQ, encoded by the coding sequence ATGAGCCAATCCCTCCTTCGAGACCTGTATAGCCACGCGGTGGCCGCTGCCGATCCCAAGGCCGTGTTGGCTGCCCATTTGCCGTCCCCGCCAAAAGGCCGAACCGTTGTCGTCGGCGCCGGCAAGGCTGCGGCAAGCATGGCCAGGGCGGTTGAAGAAAACTGGTCGGGTCCCATAAGCGGGCTGGTCGTCACCCGTTACGATCACAGTGTTTCATGTGATCATATTGAGGTGGTTGAAGCTGCCCACCCGGTCCCCGACGCGGCGGGGCGGGAAGCGGCGGCTCGCATTGTCAAACTTCTTGAGGAACTTGGCGCGGATGATCTGGCGTTGTGTTTGATTTCCGGCGGTGGATCGGCGCTGCTCAGTTTGCCGGGACCGGGGATCAGTCTGGAAGACAAACAGGCCCTGAACAGCCAGTTGCTGAAGTCAGGCGCACCGATTTCCGAAATGAACTGTGTCAGAAAGCATTTATCGGCGATCAAGGGTGGCAGGCTGGCCCTGGCCGCATGGCCCGCGCGTGTCCTCAGTTTGGCAATTTCCGACGTTCCGGGCGATGACCCGGCGGTGATCGCCTCCGGGCCGACAGTGGCCGATCCGACAACCCTTGCCGATGCCCGTAAAATTCTTGCCGCTTATGGTATCGAGGCCGCACCGGCTATTGCCCGGGCCCTGGACAACCCGTCATCTGAAACCCCAAAACCCGGTGATGAACGACTGGATGGTGTGGAAACGGTGTTGATCGCAACACCGCAAATGGCCCTGGAAGCCGCCGCAGCAAAAGCTCTTGATGAAGGTGTAACACCGCTCATACTGGGTGACGCCATTGAAGGTGAGGCCCGTGAAGTGGCCCAGGTGATGGCGGGAATCGCAACCCAGGTTTGTCGTCATGGTCAACCGGTGGCAAGACCGTGTGTGTTGCTTTCAGGTGGTGAGACGACGGTGACGCTCAAGGGCAAGGGCCGCGGCGGCCGCAACGCAGAGTTCTTGCTGGCCCTGGCTATCGCCCTTGACGGCCTTGCGGGTGTTTCGGCAATTGCCTGTGATACGGACGGTATTGACGGCAGCGAGGATAATGCCGGATGCATCATTGGCCCGGACACCCTGAGCCGCGCAAAGTCGCTGGGGCTGGACGCAGAGGCTTACTTGGCCGACAATGACGCCTACAGTTTCTTTAAGGCCCTTGGCGATCTGGTGATCAGCGGTCCGACGCTGACCAACGTCAATGATTTCCGGGCCATACTAATTCAATGA
- the pyk gene encoding pyruvate kinase: MRRRRNAKIIATLGPGTSDEKSINDLFLAGVDVFRLNFSHGAHEEHKARFDTIRALEKKHERPIGVLLDLQGPKLRLGVFEDGKAVLRAGNPFRLELAEIQGNDVGASLPHPEIFAALKPEMKLLLDDGKIELKVHKCGKDFAETMVVTGGEISDRKGVNVPSAMLDLSPITEKDHGDLQYGLELGVDWVALSFVQRPEDIVEAKKLVDGRAGVMAKLEKPSAIDYLDEIVDLADAVMVARGDLGVELPPEDVPAIQKQILYSCRCAGKPVVVATQMLESMIHTPTPTRAEASDVATAIYDGADAVMLSAETAVGEYPIETVSMMDRIINRVEVDPLYRKITDSERREAENTANDAITAAARQSAQIISAAAIVTFSSSGSTTLRASRERPTVSILGLTPKWETARRMTLVWGVHSVLTPDLTSFTEMVNLAIESAKHEEFASTGDSLVVTAGVPFGTPGATNILRIAKIS; encoded by the coding sequence ATGAGACGTAGACGCAACGCCAAGATTATCGCGACACTCGGCCCGGGCACGTCGGACGAGAAAAGCATTAACGATCTGTTCCTGGCCGGGGTCGACGTTTTCCGGCTCAATTTTTCCCATGGCGCCCACGAAGAGCACAAGGCCCGCTTCGATACCATTCGCGCCCTGGAAAAGAAACACGAAAGGCCGATTGGCGTCCTGCTCGATTTGCAGGGGCCGAAACTGCGCCTTGGCGTGTTCGAGGATGGCAAGGCTGTTCTGCGCGCAGGCAACCCTTTCAGGCTTGAACTGGCTGAAATCCAGGGCAACGATGTTGGCGCCTCGCTGCCGCACCCTGAAATTTTCGCTGCCCTGAAACCGGAAATGAAATTGCTTCTCGACGACGGCAAGATTGAGCTTAAGGTCCATAAATGTGGCAAGGATTTTGCTGAAACCATGGTTGTTACCGGCGGCGAAATATCCGATCGTAAAGGTGTCAATGTGCCAAGCGCCATGCTTGACTTGTCACCGATTACCGAAAAGGACCATGGAGACCTTCAATACGGACTTGAATTGGGCGTCGACTGGGTGGCGTTGTCTTTTGTTCAGCGTCCGGAGGATATTGTTGAGGCAAAAAAGCTGGTCGACGGGCGCGCTGGCGTCATGGCGAAACTGGAAAAACCATCGGCTATTGATTATCTCGATGAAATTGTCGATCTGGCCGACGCTGTGATGGTGGCCCGGGGTGACCTGGGTGTCGAATTGCCGCCAGAAGACGTTCCGGCCATTCAGAAGCAAATCCTCTATTCGTGTCGTTGCGCCGGTAAGCCCGTTGTCGTCGCCACCCAGATGCTGGAATCAATGATCCACACACCGACCCCGACCCGGGCCGAGGCATCCGACGTTGCCACCGCCATTTACGATGGTGCCGACGCTGTGATGTTGTCGGCGGAAACAGCTGTTGGTGAATATCCCATCGAGACGGTGTCGATGATGGACAGGATTATCAATCGGGTCGAAGTCGATCCGTTGTATCGCAAGATTACTGATTCCGAACGACGGGAAGCTGAAAACACGGCCAATGACGCGATTACCGCGGCGGCCCGCCAGTCGGCCCAGATTATTTCCGCAGCGGCGATTGTGACCTTCAGTTCCAGTGGTTCGACGACCTTGCGTGCTTCGCGCGAAAGGCCAACCGTTTCTATTCTGGGCCTGACGCCAAAATGGGAAACTGCCCGGCGCATGACCCTGGTGTGGGGCGTCCATTCGGTTTTGACCCCTGACCTGACCAGTTTTACCGAGATGGTCAACCTTGCCATCGAATCAGCAAAACATGAAGAATTCGCCAGCACCGGTGATTCTCTTGTGGTGACGGCGGGTGTTCCTTTTGGCACCCCGGGGGCCACCAATATTTTGCGTATCGCCAAAATCTCATAG
- a CDS encoding AEC family transporter, whose protein sequence is MLGDLFAIIAPVFICAGIGFIWARQERPFDVDLVTALMTNIGTPCLVFFTLTSAKLDLNAFGSMAVYAVLAIACSAVIGGAILKMSKLDIRSFLPPMMFSNCGNMGLPLCLLAFGEAGLVLAIVFFTVSAIGQFTLGMMIPSGTLSFKALVRIPILYAVFIAVVFIVLKIDPPAVIANTTEILGGMTIPMMLITLGVSLARLRFNALARATGLSLLRLILGFGVGVGLSVVLGLEGVERGILILQSSMPVAVFNYLFAQRYNRSPEEVAGLVFISTALSFASLPVLLWFVL, encoded by the coding sequence ATGCTTGGTGACCTGTTTGCCATTATTGCGCCTGTTTTTATTTGCGCTGGTATCGGATTTATCTGGGCCCGCCAGGAACGCCCCTTTGACGTTGATCTTGTGACGGCGCTGATGACCAACATCGGCACACCGTGTCTGGTTTTCTTTACCCTGACGTCGGCCAAACTGGACCTGAATGCCTTTGGCTCGATGGCGGTCTATGCGGTTTTGGCGATTGCCTGTTCGGCCGTCATTGGCGGCGCGATCCTGAAAATGAGCAAATTGGACATCAGGTCTTTCTTGCCGCCGATGATGTTTTCCAACTGCGGTAACATGGGGCTGCCCTTGTGTCTGCTGGCCTTTGGCGAGGCCGGTCTGGTGCTGGCGATTGTCTTCTTTACTGTTTCCGCCATCGGCCAGTTTACCCTGGGCATGATGATCCCTTCGGGAACCCTGTCGTTTAAGGCATTGGTGCGAATACCGATCCTGTATGCGGTCTTCATTGCGGTGGTGTTCATTGTTTTGAAAATTGATCCCCCGGCCGTGATCGCCAACACCACAGAAATACTGGGTGGCATGACCATCCCGATGATGCTGATAACCCTCGGCGTGTCGTTGGCGCGGCTTCGCTTTAACGCGCTTGCACGGGCGACGGGGTTGTCGTTGTTGCGTCTGATTCTGGGTTTTGGCGTTGGTGTTGGCCTGTCAGTCGTCTTGGGGCTTGAGGGTGTGGAGCGCGGCATCCTGATCTTGCAATCCTCCATGCCCGTCGCCGTCTTTAATTACCTGTTCGCCCAGCGTTACAATCGTTCGCCCGAAGAAGTTGCGGGATTGGTCTTTATTTCAACTGCACTTTCATTTGCCAGCCTTCCTGTACTGTTGTGGTTCGTGCTTTAG